From Halobaculum halobium:
ATCGGAACCGTCTATACACCTTTTTCGCTCGTGGAGATTGCTGGTGTGATCGGTATGTTAGGCACTCTGGGTATTCTAGCGATCCAAGTCCACAACACGTCGAACAATAGAGTCGAGCCGGAGGACGCTGGCGAGTACGTGGACGGGACTGATCGGTCCGATACCAGTGACGATGTGGTGAATGGGGATGGAGATGGGACATCGACGGAGCATGACGTAGGTGCGACAGAGGGGTTATCGGCGACCGAGCGGCGGGTCCAGAATGAATTGATCCGTGAGTCATATCGTAGGTTTACAGAGCAGCCGTTTACGTTCTGGCCGAGTCCACAAGGTGAACGGCTACGCAGCTATCTCAACGATGAATTCGAGGACGTTGATGAGGACGTGATCGATAAGGTGTGGCGGTTCTCAAAGGATGATGGGTTCTTCAAGCGGCGGCCAGGGAAGCGGTCACTGACGATTACACCGACGACGCTGTGGCGAGCAAAAGAGTTGGGTGAGGAACTCTTGTTGGATGACGCGGTTCAGGATGAAATCCTGGACGTGTTACTCCAGTCATACCGATCGGATCCTACCTATCCACGGGTTGATCGTGACGAGTTGATTGAGGCAGTGGGCCGGTCGTCAGACGTCGTGGATCATAACCTCTGGTTGCTCCGAGAGAAAGGATACGTCGAGACACAAGCCTACATCAATTCGAGTGACGGCGGGTACAGTGAGGCGGAGATCACCAAGCTCGGGCGGCAGGTCAGTCAGTAACCCACTTCAGTTGAATTGACGTTCAAGGAACCGCTGAGCCGCAGTCTGAGACATAACTTCCCACGATGGGAAATCCGTGTGCTCGTCGACATAGGTATCGAACTCATCCTCCGGGATGGCCTCGAAATCGTCCTCGTCCTCAACATCCCATTGACTTGCCTCAAGCAACGCTTCGAAAGAGTCGAATTCTGTGTACAGCTGCATGAACTCCTCTGTGAACAATTGCTCGAACGGGATCTCATTCTGCTCGTTCATCCGGAGCCCTGACTGCTCCTCTAACGCCTTCTCTGTGTTCTTCTTGAACTCGCCGGCGTCAATATCCATACACGCATTTACACTGACTTCGTTCAAATAACTAAGCAATTCTACTTACCGATTTAGCCGCCCCGATTTCACTACTCATCCCGAATAAAGAAGCCTCGATAGCAACTACTGGTAGCGTTGTTCGTCCCCCGGGAGGGGTGCGGGGCGATCCAGTCGCGGTCGCCCAGTGAGGTGATTGTTCGATGGGACACCGCGCACTCGTTGCGTACGAACGCACGGACGGACAGTACACACTCCACTACAGCCATTGGGGTGCAGCGAACCTGAAGCTCAAGCACCGAATCTCTGCTGAGTCGCCGTTCGGTGGCGACGACACCGACTCCAAGTGGGCGAAACAGCTCCTCGCAGAGCTTGCCGATGGCCTCGAGGCAGATGCGGTCGACGCCTACCTCGCCGGCGAGGATCGACCGTCGACGGTCGTCGAGCCGAAGCCCCGCGCCACCGGGCTCACCCTCGACGAGATCGTCGCTGACCATCTCGACTACCTCCACCATGAGGCGTTCTTCGTGGTGTCGACGACGTTCGAGGTGACCGCCTATCGGACGCTGTGGTCCGGGCTCCAGTACGACTCGGAGACGGTCGAACAGGGAGAGACAGTCGGGAACGGCGCGCTCGCGACGGTGCGCTGGTACGACGGCGAGCCGGTCGGCGACGGCCACCTGCAGGGCCAGTTCGCGGCCCTCAAAGACGTCATCGGCGATATGCTCGACAAGGGCGTCTTCACGCCGTCGACGGCGAGGCAGTACCTAAAACGGAAGCTCGCTGAGCGGGTCGGGGACCGACAGGAGCTGCTCATTCCGACCGGAGAATCGCCCTTCGAGAAGGCGAGCCTCAACCACTCCTAGTTGGATCTGCTACGTGGCAACGGCTGTTTTTCAAGGGTCGGAATGGGTGAGCCCCGCCGTAGGCTCGTGATTCGATGACCTCAGACGACGACCCGTTTCACGACTGCAAGTTGGATCCCGAAGCGATCCTCGGAACACACACCTTCGAAGACGTCCTATTCACCGACGACACGGAAACCCCGGTGAACGTGCTGACCGGCGAGACACCGGCACATTCGCAAGCAACCGTCGAGGAAGCGAAGGAGTTCGCTGCGAGTATCGACACGGAGACGCCCCAGATCGCGCTCCCCGCATCCGTCGAGTCGCAGGTCGAAACACAG
This genomic window contains:
- a CDS encoding DUF6735 family protein, whose protein sequence is MGHRALVAYERTDGQYTLHYSHWGAANLKLKHRISAESPFGGDDTDSKWAKQLLAELADGLEADAVDAYLAGEDRPSTVVEPKPRATGLTLDEIVADHLDYLHHEAFFVVSTTFEVTAYRTLWSGLQYDSETVEQGETVGNGALATVRWYDGEPVGDGHLQGQFAALKDVIGDMLDKGVFTPSTARQYLKRKLAERVGDRQELLIPTGESPFEKASLNHS